A region from the Linepithema humile isolate Giens D197 chromosome 1, Lhum_UNIL_v1.0, whole genome shotgun sequence genome encodes:
- the Syx17 gene encoding syntaxin-17 yields MSALSETLTIKQPIRRLEIQINNFNVAIPHHVDLLKQHKNNIKKYQDQHDWDRVKKEHINVSRIIKQLKELLYQMDTLRSQVLDVDIDKFDKLTTNARKSIMNAIKEYLEMELNFSTTLIPSKNENQKSNDLPEDNQVQLQAEQEDLQRQQTCLFIWNHLQGEIQQLHELFVEFNKVVHDQKEMVDNIEENIEETQINVDKGAKYIQQASKYKVAAYPIAGAMIGTCIGGPIGLLAGMKIGGLAALSCGILGFTGGSLLKKKQIEYRKVEEHVNNSNIDLKSIRKSSSCPDSLKDDKKDI; encoded by the exons ATGTCAGCCTTATCAGAGACTCTCACAATTAAACAGCCTATTAGACGTTTGGAaatccaaattaataatttcaacgtTGCTATTCCACACCATGTAGATTTGTTAAAGCAACACaagaacaatattaaaaag TATCAAGATCAGCATGATTGGGATCGGGTAAAAAAGGAGCATATAAATGTCTCTCGGATTATCAAACAACTAAAggaattattatatcaaatggACACTCTCAGATCACAAGTTCTCGATGttgatattgataaatttgacaaattgaCGACAAATGCAAGAAAAAGTATCATGAAtgcaattaaagaatatttag AAATGGAACTAAATTTTTCAACGACACTTATACCATCTAAAAATGAAAACCAAAAATCAAATGACTTACCTGAAGATAACCAGGTTCAGTTGCAAGCAGAACAGGAAGATTTGCAGCGTCAGCAAACATGTCTGTTTATCTGGAACCATTTGCAAGGAGAAATACAACAATTACATGAGCTTTTTGTTGAATTCAATAAAGTTGTACAt GATCAGAAAGAAATGGTGGATAATAtcgaagaaaatattgaagaaactCAGATAAATGTGGACAAAGGTGCAAAATACATACAACAGGcttcaaaatataaagttgCTGCTTACCCTATAGCAGGCGCTATGATAGGCACATGCATTGGAGGACCAATAGGTTTGCTAGCTGGCATGAAAATTGGTGGCCTTGCTGCTCTGAGTTGTGGTATTTTAG gTTTTACAGGAGGATCGTTgctgaaaaagaaacaaatagaATATCGAAAAGTAGAAGAACATGTTAACAATTCGAATATTGATTTGAAGTCAATTAGAAAATCTTCCTCTTGCCCAGACAGTTTAAAAGATGATAAGAAAGACATATGA